The proteins below come from a single Anguilla rostrata isolate EN2019 chromosome 3, ASM1855537v3, whole genome shotgun sequence genomic window:
- the tnfsf13b gene encoding tumor necrosis factor ligand superfamily member 13B: MSAEEVSEGSPSPSPPASDCDCPPRNRGRSRRRRRGRRRSWALLALTLTAVAAACVSALSFHRVQALRSELSALRSEILRRWEEESDGAAQRDAEKAEDGHGELLRSSSGPEPRPSARSPKSQQVLQACLQMTGDSSRRTTQRGSYTALPWQAGLRQGTALQEEENAILVREDGFYFVYSQVYYKDKTFAMGHILQRRQRVVGDQPQEVILFRCIQNMDRNHPYNTCYTGGIVRLEAGDRLELLIPRQYANVSLEGDATFFGAVRLA; encoded by the exons ATGAGTGCGGAGGAGGTTTCGGAgggttccccctctccctcgccccccgcTAGCGACTGCGACTGCCCCCCGAGGAAtagggggaggagcaggaggaggaggagggggaggaggcggtCCTGGGCGCTCCTGGCGCTGACGCTcaccgccgtcgccgcggcCTGCGTCTCCGCGCTTTCCTTCCACCGCGTGCAGGCCCTGAGGTCCGAGCTGTCGGCCCTGCGCTCCGAGATCCTCCGgcggtgggaggaggagagcgacgGGGCCGCCCAACGGGATGCTGAGAAAGCGGAGGACGGACACGGG GAGCTGCTGCGTTCCAGCAGTGGACCAGAACCCCGCCCCAGCGCGCGCAGCCCAAAGTCACAGCAAG TGCTCCAGGCCTGCCTGCAGATGACGGGAGACAGCAGCCGAAGAACCACGCAGAGGG GCAGTTACACAGCCCTCCCCTGGCAGGCCGGGCTCAGACAGGGCACCGCcctgcaggaagaggagaacGCCATCCTGGTCAGAGAGGACGGCTTCTACTTCGTCTACAGCCAG GTTTATTACAAGGATAAAACCTTTGCCATGGGTCACATTCTCCAGAGGAGGCAGAGGGTCGTGGGTGACCAGCCGCAGGAGGTCATTTTGTTCCGGTGCATACAGAACATGGACCGAAACCATCCCTACAACACCTGCTACACGGGAG GGATCGTCAGACTAGAGGCCGGAGACCGGCTCGAGCTGCTGATCCCTCGCCAGTACGCCAACGTGTCTCTGGAAGGAGACGCCACGTTCTTCGGCGCGGTCCGGCTGGCGTGA